Proteins from a genomic interval of Ramlibacter algicola:
- a CDS encoding RraA family protein: MTQQELVEGFRSVATASVADAVDKVCGKRGYMDSTIKPRINEKRIVGPAATVLEAATDEFLPPQHALDLIDEAPEGSVIVIAIQGGEADVAVWGGLMTAGAFANGHAGAVLDGGVRDLAEIRRDYDFPVFARSVSPGTTLGRYKTVASQVPVQVGDVIVHPGDLIVADIDGVVVVPQAQAAEVLAMAREIDERELEQAKLIVAEKSLRKGLAKYGRI, translated from the coding sequence ATGACGCAGCAAGAGCTGGTGGAAGGCTTCCGCTCGGTGGCCACCGCCTCGGTCGCCGATGCCGTGGACAAGGTCTGCGGCAAGCGCGGCTACATGGATTCGACGATCAAGCCGCGCATCAACGAGAAGCGCATCGTCGGCCCGGCCGCTACCGTCCTCGAGGCGGCCACCGACGAATTCCTGCCGCCGCAGCACGCGCTGGACCTGATCGACGAGGCCCCCGAAGGCAGCGTCATCGTCATCGCGATCCAGGGCGGCGAGGCGGACGTCGCCGTGTGGGGCGGGCTGATGACGGCGGGCGCGTTCGCCAACGGGCATGCCGGCGCGGTGCTCGATGGCGGCGTGCGCGACCTGGCCGAGATCCGGCGCGACTACGACTTCCCGGTGTTCGCGCGCTCGGTGAGCCCCGGCACCACGCTGGGCCGCTACAAGACGGTGGCCTCGCAGGTGCCGGTGCAGGTGGGCGACGTCATCGTGCATCCCGGCGACCTCATCGTCGCCGACATCGACGGTGTCGTCGTCGTGCCGCAGGCCCAGGCCGCCGAGGTGCTGGCGATGGCGCGGGAGATCGACGAGCGCGAGCTGGAACAGGCCAAGCTGATCGTGGCGGAGAAGTCGCTGCGCAAGGGGCTCGCCAAGTACGGCCGGATCTGA
- a CDS encoding ABC transporter substrate-binding protein, which translates to MKKTWITGLLLSLSAAVAFAQAPTKVKAGWVAAVDQIALPIALERGYFEKEGLDVEIARPYATGVDALNALQAGETQLVQVGVPMIGAVLRGMDLVAVGNYTGNAAKFGSDGTLAMVAGKDSGITKDLKTLKGKKIAASFGTINHLYTLAVLEKAGLTTQDVTLVNTPPPDMTVALLSKGIDAFACWDPVPIVALKDVPGAVEVSRGGDLIASVGYNVGTRDWVAKNGATVEKFLAAVSAADQWMRANPKAAAQVATRWIPGLKPEVAETAMQFNVQQSDRRLSANSYRALHSAQDRLHKGGFIKSTFDVNKHLEPKYIVNVMQKRPELFKDLPPIPANAAIGANYTFKP; encoded by the coding sequence ATGAAGAAGACTTGGATCACAGGGCTGCTGCTCAGCCTGTCCGCCGCCGTCGCGTTCGCGCAGGCGCCCACCAAGGTCAAGGCCGGCTGGGTTGCCGCGGTCGACCAGATCGCCCTGCCGATCGCCCTGGAGCGCGGCTACTTCGAGAAGGAAGGCCTGGACGTCGAGATCGCGCGCCCGTATGCCACCGGCGTCGACGCGCTCAACGCGCTGCAGGCCGGCGAGACCCAGCTGGTGCAGGTCGGCGTGCCGATGATCGGCGCGGTGCTGCGTGGGATGGACCTCGTCGCCGTGGGCAACTACACCGGCAACGCCGCCAAGTTCGGCTCCGACGGCACGCTCGCGATGGTCGCCGGCAAGGACTCCGGCATCACCAAGGACCTGAAGACGCTCAAGGGCAAGAAGATCGCCGCCTCGTTCGGCACGATCAACCACCTGTACACGCTGGCCGTGCTGGAAAAGGCGGGCCTCACCACGCAGGACGTGACGCTGGTGAACACGCCGCCGCCGGACATGACGGTGGCGCTGCTGTCCAAGGGCATCGACGCCTTCGCCTGCTGGGACCCGGTGCCGATCGTGGCCCTGAAGGACGTGCCCGGTGCGGTCGAGGTCTCGCGCGGCGGCGACCTCATCGCCTCCGTCGGCTACAACGTCGGCACGCGCGACTGGGTCGCGAAGAACGGGGCGACGGTGGAGAAGTTCCTGGCCGCCGTCTCGGCCGCCGACCAGTGGATGCGCGCCAACCCGAAGGCGGCCGCGCAGGTGGCGACCCGCTGGATCCCGGGCCTCAAGCCCGAGGTCGCGGAAACCGCGATGCAGTTCAACGTGCAGCAGTCCGACCGCCGCCTGTCCGCCAACAGCTATCGCGCGCTGCACAGCGCGCAGGACCGCCTGCACAAGGGCGGTTTCATCAAGTCGACCTTCGACGTGAACAAGCACCTGGAGCCGAAGTACATCGTGAACGTGATGCAGAAGCGCCCGGAGCTGTTCAAGGACCTGCCGCCGATCCCGGCCAACGCCGCCATCGGTGCCAACTACACGTTCAAGCCCTGA
- a CDS encoding ABC transporter ATP-binding protein produces the protein MKSLNLNHVSKTYFDPYAGKNVNALRDVSFTLEQGEFVAIVGPSGCGKTTLLNMIAGFLPHTGGDILLDGKPVDGPGPERGVVFQSFALFPWKTVLDNVGFGPKMRGLPKAECDRIAREYLELAGLGHAAERYPNELSGGMQQRVGVVRALANNPEVLLMDEPFASVDAQTRMTLQEELTRIWQERRPTILFITHDVGEAVFLADRVIVLSKGAVLQEVAIDLPRPRHWDTLIDDDAFKAQSAQVLQLVRSA, from the coding sequence ATGAAGAGCCTGAACCTCAATCACGTGTCGAAGACCTACTTCGACCCTTACGCCGGCAAGAACGTCAACGCGCTGCGAGACGTCTCGTTCACGCTCGAGCAGGGCGAGTTCGTCGCCATCGTCGGCCCCTCGGGCTGCGGCAAGACGACGCTGCTGAACATGATCGCCGGCTTCCTGCCGCACACGGGTGGCGACATCCTGCTGGATGGCAAGCCCGTGGACGGCCCCGGGCCGGAGCGCGGCGTGGTGTTCCAGTCGTTCGCGCTGTTCCCGTGGAAGACCGTGCTGGACAACGTCGGCTTCGGGCCGAAGATGCGCGGCCTGCCCAAGGCCGAGTGCGACCGCATCGCGCGCGAGTACCTCGAGCTGGCCGGGCTCGGCCACGCCGCCGAGCGCTACCCGAACGAGCTGTCGGGCGGCATGCAGCAGCGCGTGGGCGTCGTGCGCGCTCTCGCGAACAACCCCGAGGTCCTGCTGATGGACGAGCCCTTCGCCAGCGTCGACGCGCAGACGCGCATGACGCTGCAGGAGGAGCTCACGCGCATCTGGCAGGAGCGCCGCCCGACCATCCTGTTCATCACGCACGACGTGGGCGAGGCCGTGTTCCTCGCCGACCGCGTCATCGTGCTGTCCAAGGGCGCCGTGCTGCAGGAGGTCGCGATCGACCTGCCGCGCCCGCGCCACTGGGACACGCTGATCGACGACGACGCGTTCAAGGCGCAGTCGGCGCAGGTGCTGCAACTGGTGCGTTCCGCATGA
- a CDS encoding ABC transporter permease: MTQSLQAAWGWYVRTTARWPAVAAVVPFIPVVALWAAVAASGMFPAAFLPGPADVVRSFGALVYKGVLTEYLADSVVRLLWGTTVGMALGIPLGLLVGLSERARRVTWPLLLFFQAIGDIAWLPILLIWFGFSLTTMTVVIVYTVLFPVVLNTALGVRSVPEVLSRAARSLGASTPRVIWHVILPGALPNIMTGLRNGLGFGWRALIATEIVVGTSGVGFMMFDARRAGSVVEILVGMVVLGLLWWVVDSWVLAPIEKATGERWGLVSAQR; the protein is encoded by the coding sequence ATGACGCAGTCGCTGCAGGCCGCCTGGGGCTGGTATGTGCGCACCACGGCGCGCTGGCCCGCCGTCGCCGCGGTCGTTCCCTTCATCCCGGTGGTCGCGCTGTGGGCTGCCGTGGCGGCTTCCGGCATGTTCCCGGCCGCCTTCCTCCCCGGACCCGCGGACGTGGTCCGTTCCTTCGGGGCTCTCGTCTACAAGGGCGTGCTCACCGAATACCTCGCGGACAGCGTCGTGCGGCTGCTCTGGGGTACGACGGTCGGCATGGCGCTCGGCATCCCGCTGGGGCTGCTGGTCGGCCTGAGCGAGCGGGCCCGCCGCGTCACCTGGCCGCTGCTGCTGTTCTTCCAGGCGATCGGCGACATCGCCTGGCTGCCGATCCTGCTGATCTGGTTCGGCTTCAGCCTCACGACGATGACCGTGGTGATCGTCTACACCGTGCTGTTCCCGGTGGTGCTGAACACGGCGCTCGGCGTGCGCTCGGTGCCGGAGGTGCTGTCGCGCGCGGCGCGCAGCCTGGGCGCCTCGACGCCGCGCGTGATCTGGCACGTGATCCTTCCCGGTGCGCTGCCCAACATCATGACCGGCCTGCGCAACGGGCTCGGATTCGGCTGGCGCGCGCTGATCGCCACCGAGATCGTGGTGGGCACCAGCGGCGTCGGCTTCATGATGTTCGACGCCCGCCGTGCCGGCTCGGTCGTCGAGATCCTGGTGGGCATGGTGGTGCTGGGCCTGCTGTGGTGGGTGGTGGACAGCTGGGTGCTGGCACCGATCGAGAAGGCGACCGGCGAACGCTGGGGACTGGTGAGCGCGCAACGATGA
- a CDS encoding ABC transporter permease subunit, which translates to MAELAAVSLLPPKFPRLRAAAAFAAPLLAAVVLWEALVRALDVNPRVFPSVEAVLRAGWETILDGTLVHHIAASLGRVAVGTGLALALSIPLGVAMGLSRGVSAFFTPLLRFFSVLAGIAWIPIATLWFGYGFGAITFVIFNAVFFVVVYNTLLGVSSIPIALRRAAASLGAGHWATLWEVVLPGALPNIVTGVRTGLGFAWRGLIAAEMIATNVGLGYMLFTARDFYRTEVIVFGMIVIGLLWLLLDRLLLAPLERATIERWGLVVRA; encoded by the coding sequence GTGGCTGAACTCGCCGCCGTCTCCCTCCTCCCGCCGAAATTCCCGCGCCTGCGCGCCGCGGCGGCCTTCGCTGCGCCGTTGCTCGCCGCCGTCGTGCTGTGGGAAGCCCTCGTCCGCGCGCTCGACGTGAACCCGCGCGTCTTCCCGAGCGTGGAAGCGGTGCTGCGCGCCGGCTGGGAAACCATCCTCGATGGCACGCTGGTGCACCACATCGCAGCGAGCCTCGGGCGTGTGGCGGTGGGCACCGGGCTCGCGCTGGCGCTGAGCATCCCGCTGGGTGTCGCCATGGGCCTCAGCCGGGGCGTGTCCGCCTTCTTCACGCCGCTGCTGCGCTTCTTCTCGGTGCTGGCGGGCATCGCCTGGATCCCGATCGCCACGCTGTGGTTCGGCTACGGATTCGGGGCGATCACGTTCGTGATCTTCAACGCGGTCTTCTTCGTCGTCGTCTACAACACGCTGCTGGGCGTCAGCAGCATCCCGATCGCGCTTCGACGCGCCGCTGCGTCGCTGGGTGCCGGGCACTGGGCGACCCTGTGGGAGGTCGTGCTGCCCGGCGCGCTGCCCAACATCGTCACCGGCGTGCGCACCGGCCTCGGGTTCGCCTGGCGCGGCCTGATCGCCGCCGAGATGATCGCCACCAACGTCGGCCTGGGCTACATGCTGTTCACCGCGCGCGACTTCTACCGCACCGAGGTGATCGTCTTCGGGATGATCGTCATCGGCCTGCTCTGGCTGCTGCTGGACCGGCTGCTGCTCGCGCCGCTGGAGCGCGCGACGATCGAACGCTGGGGACTGGTGGTGCGCGCATGA
- a CDS encoding GntR family transcriptional regulator: MIPAPKLERPKSLTDLAEERIRAAIVEGRHALGEQLSEAALAAELGISKTPVREALLRLRGDGLIDIQPQRGTFVFSLSPREVEEICLFREWVEVAALGSAMAADRQALVTDLEANVARMAQAHDAGDWRTIPVLDQAFHRIVIEHCANPYLKQAYELVATKIAALRARLPEENDRVGHCQENHAAIVRLIREAPAHEAQQVLALHIRDTLDSYRSAVDGAAAAPDARRRAA; encoded by the coding sequence GTGATCCCCGCCCCGAAGCTGGAACGTCCCAAGTCGCTGACCGACCTCGCGGAGGAACGGATCCGCGCCGCCATCGTCGAAGGCCGCCATGCGCTGGGCGAGCAACTCTCGGAGGCGGCGCTCGCCGCCGAACTGGGCATCAGCAAGACCCCCGTGCGCGAGGCCCTGCTGCGGCTGCGCGGGGACGGCCTGATCGACATCCAGCCGCAGCGCGGCACCTTCGTCTTCTCCCTGTCGCCGCGCGAGGTCGAGGAGATCTGCCTGTTCCGCGAGTGGGTCGAGGTGGCGGCTCTCGGCAGCGCGATGGCCGCGGACCGCCAGGCGCTCGTCACGGACCTGGAAGCGAACGTCGCCCGGATGGCACAGGCCCACGACGCGGGTGACTGGCGCACGATCCCGGTGCTGGACCAGGCCTTCCACCGCATCGTGATCGAGCACTGCGCGAATCCGTACCTGAAGCAGGCCTACGAGTTGGTCGCCACGAAGATCGCGGCCCTGCGTGCGCGCCTGCCGGAGGAGAACGACCGCGTGGGGCACTGCCAGGAGAACCACGCGGCGATCGTGCGCCTGATCCGCGAGGCGCCGGCCCACGAAGCGCAGCAGGTGCTGGCGCTGCATATCCGCGACACGCTGGATTCCTACCGCAGCGCCGTCGACGGTGCGGCCGCGGCGCCGGACGCCCGGCGGCGCGCGGCCTGA
- a CDS encoding SDR family oxidoreductase, translating into MDLGIAGRWALVCGASKGLGFGCAQALSREGVHVLLVARGAPALQEAVDRLLADPARPKDAQVLQVAADITTSEGRAAVFAVRKDFDIVVTNAGGPPPGNFRDWERDTWIQAIDANMLAPIELIRATVDGMASRGFGRIVNITSGAVKAPIGTLGLSNGARTGLTGFIAGVAREQKLASANVTINNLLPGAFDTDRLRGNMEGAAKKTGQTFEAVMDARRKTVPAQRYGNAGEFGAICAFLCSQQASYIVGQNILADGGAYPGTF; encoded by the coding sequence ATGGACTTGGGTATCGCGGGCCGCTGGGCGCTGGTGTGCGGCGCGAGCAAGGGACTGGGTTTCGGCTGTGCGCAGGCGCTATCCCGTGAAGGAGTTCACGTGCTGCTCGTCGCGCGCGGCGCCCCGGCGTTGCAGGAAGCCGTCGACCGGCTGCTGGCCGACCCGGCGCGCCCCAAGGACGCGCAGGTGTTGCAGGTCGCCGCCGACATCACGACTTCCGAAGGCCGCGCCGCGGTGTTCGCGGTGCGCAAGGACTTCGACATCGTGGTGACGAATGCGGGTGGCCCGCCGCCAGGGAACTTCCGCGACTGGGAGCGGGACACGTGGATCCAGGCGATCGACGCCAACATGCTGGCGCCGATCGAGTTGATCCGCGCGACCGTCGACGGCATGGCGTCGCGCGGCTTCGGCCGCATCGTGAACATCACCTCGGGCGCGGTGAAGGCGCCGATCGGCACGCTGGGCCTGTCCAACGGCGCGCGCACGGGCCTGACGGGATTCATCGCCGGCGTCGCCCGCGAGCAGAAGCTCGCGTCGGCCAACGTCACAATCAACAACCTGCTGCCCGGTGCGTTCGACACCGACCGCCTGCGCGGCAACATGGAGGGTGCGGCGAAGAAGACCGGGCAGACGTTCGAGGCCGTGATGGACGCGCGCCGCAAGACGGTGCCCGCGCAGCGCTACGGGAACGCCGGGGAGTTCGGCGCGATCTGCGCCTTCCTGTGCAGCCAGCAGGCTTCGTACATCGTCGGCCAGAACATCCTGGCCGACGGCGGCGCGTACCCCGGGACGTTCTGA
- a CDS encoding SH3 domain-containing protein — protein MIRLARKALGCAVMALGLAAAGAAQAQEEAATVKRASELRDAPADTGRTLATLDADSAVTRLGDRQGPWVKVKAPAGTVGWMHMFDIAPATSSGSNAATGAMRGLTSLFSKPASQKTTTSTSTIGIRGLDAEDISRSQPDAAAVSRMEALRATEADARQFAKQASLATAHVDPLPEPAPAPGGQP, from the coding sequence ATGATACGGCTCGCACGCAAGGCGCTGGGATGCGCCGTGATGGCCCTGGGGCTGGCCGCGGCAGGCGCCGCCCAGGCCCAGGAAGAGGCAGCGACCGTCAAGCGCGCCAGCGAACTGCGCGACGCACCGGCGGACACGGGCCGCACGCTCGCGACGCTGGACGCCGACAGCGCGGTCACGCGCCTGGGCGACCGGCAAGGCCCCTGGGTGAAGGTGAAGGCACCGGCCGGCACCGTCGGCTGGATGCACATGTTCGACATCGCGCCGGCAACCTCCAGCGGCAGCAATGCCGCCACGGGCGCGATGCGCGGCCTCACCTCGCTGTTCAGCAAGCCGGCCTCGCAGAAGACCACCACGTCGACGTCCACGATCGGCATCCGCGGCCTCGACGCCGAGGACATCTCGCGCTCGCAGCCCGATGCGGCGGCCGTCTCGCGCATGGAGGCGCTGCGCGCCACCGAGGCCGACGCGCGCCAATTCGCGAAGCAAGCATCGCTCGCCACGGCGCACGTCGATCCGCTGCCGGAGCCCGCACCCGCGCCAGGAGGCCAGCCATGA
- a CDS encoding M48 family metalloprotease: MKRTLVAVTAGLLLAVSLPACAQSKGLGALGSIFAGGGGGQPSPASVLGNLLPVVAQPAAQPQANDLFALLSQSQGEIDEGKEIEIGRQLAAVLLGSKPLLADAPTQRYVNQLGRWIAMQSTRPSLPWTFGVLDDPGFNAFAAPGGFVFITKGVLDRVDEAELAGILAHEVTHVTERHHLNALRSKARAGLATQLLASQIRTNNAVAGALSQQLLALGKNLYSSGLDQADEFQADRTGVTLAARSGFDPYGLPGVLQQLRVQAPDNPLFALSLSTHPPAQQRLELLGQAMGHRLDPLSGKPSVKIAQRLAPAGTAKR, translated from the coding sequence ATGAAACGCACCCTCGTCGCCGTCACGGCCGGCTTGCTGCTCGCCGTCTCCCTGCCCGCGTGCGCGCAGTCCAAGGGACTGGGTGCTCTCGGCTCCATCTTCGCTGGGGGGGGCGGCGGCCAGCCCTCGCCGGCCAGCGTTCTCGGCAACCTGCTGCCCGTCGTCGCGCAACCGGCGGCACAGCCGCAGGCCAACGACCTCTTCGCGCTGCTGTCGCAGTCGCAGGGCGAGATCGACGAAGGCAAGGAGATCGAGATCGGCCGCCAGCTCGCCGCCGTCCTGCTGGGCAGCAAGCCGCTGCTGGCGGACGCGCCGACGCAGCGCTACGTCAACCAGCTCGGTCGCTGGATCGCGATGCAGTCCACGCGGCCCTCGCTGCCGTGGACCTTCGGCGTGCTGGACGACCCGGGCTTCAATGCGTTCGCCGCGCCGGGCGGCTTCGTGTTCATCACCAAGGGCGTGCTGGACCGTGTCGACGAAGCGGAGCTCGCCGGCATCCTCGCGCACGAAGTGACGCACGTCACGGAGCGCCACCACCTGAACGCGCTGCGCAGCAAGGCGCGCGCAGGCCTGGCCACGCAGCTGCTCGCGTCGCAGATCCGCACCAACAACGCCGTCGCCGGCGCGCTGTCGCAGCAGCTGCTGGCGCTGGGCAAGAACCTGTACTCGAGCGGCCTCGACCAGGCCGACGAGTTCCAGGCCGACCGCACGGGTGTCACGCTGGCCGCGCGCTCGGGATTCGATCCGTACGGCTTGCCCGGCGTGCTGCAGCAGTTGCGCGTGCAGGCGCCGGACAACCCGCTGTTCGCGCTGTCGCTCTCCACCCACCCGCCCGCGCAGCAGCGGCTGGAGTTGCTGGGGCAGGCAATGGGCCACCGGCTCGACCCGCTGTCGGGCAAGCCGAGCGTGAAGATCGCGCAGCGGCTCGCGCCGGCCGGCACCGCGAAGCGCTGA
- a CDS encoding DMT family transporter translates to MAVTGAICFSGKAIIVKLAYRHGVDAVTLIMLRMLFALPLFLAMAWWASRGQPPLRGREWAGVVGLGFLGYYLSSFLDFAGLQYVTASFERLVLYLNPTLVLLLGWLLYRKQVRRLQVLGMAISYSGVLLVFGHEIGTVGGNVVLGATLVFASAVTYAIYLVYSGQLVQRLGSLRLVGLASTVACVCCIVQFVVLRPLDTALAVAPEVIWLSVLNATLCTAVPVLLVMMAIERIGPALSAQTGMVGPLSTILMGVLLLGEPFTGWVAAGTALVIAGIYVFTRAAQR, encoded by the coding sequence ATGGCAGTCACGGGCGCGATCTGCTTTTCGGGCAAGGCGATCATCGTCAAGCTCGCCTACCGCCACGGCGTCGACGCGGTGACGCTGATCATGCTGCGCATGCTGTTCGCGCTGCCGCTGTTCCTGGCGATGGCCTGGTGGGCCAGCCGCGGGCAGCCACCGCTGCGTGGCCGCGAGTGGGCGGGTGTCGTCGGCCTGGGCTTCCTCGGCTACTACCTCTCCAGCTTCCTCGACTTCGCCGGCCTCCAGTACGTCACCGCGTCGTTCGAGCGCCTGGTCCTGTACCTCAACCCGACGCTGGTGCTGCTGCTCGGGTGGCTGCTGTATCGCAAGCAGGTGCGGCGCCTGCAGGTGCTTGGCATGGCCATCAGCTACTCGGGCGTGCTGCTGGTGTTCGGCCACGAGATCGGCACCGTCGGCGGCAACGTGGTGCTGGGCGCGACGCTGGTGTTCGCCAGCGCCGTCACCTACGCGATCTACCTGGTCTACAGCGGGCAGCTGGTGCAGCGCCTTGGGTCGCTGCGGCTGGTGGGACTGGCCAGCACCGTGGCGTGCGTGTGCTGCATCGTGCAGTTCGTCGTGCTGCGTCCGTTGGACACCGCCTTGGCGGTCGCGCCCGAGGTGATCTGGTTGTCCGTCCTCAATGCGACGCTGTGCACGGCCGTGCCGGTGCTGCTGGTGATGATGGCCATCGAGCGCATCGGGCCGGCGCTGTCCGCGCAGACCGGCATGGTCGGCCCGCTGTCGACCATCCTGATGGGCGTGCTGCTGCTGGGCGAGCCGTTCACCGGCTGGGTCGCCGCCGGCACGGCGCTGGTCATCGCGGGCATCTACGTGTTCACCCGCGCCGCCCAGCGCTGA
- a CDS encoding tripartite tricarboxylate transporter permease, which translates to MDLINNLSIGFGVAFTPINLMYAFAGCLLGTLIGVLPGVGPVATIAMLLPATYALPPVSALIMLAGIYYGAQYGGSTTAILVNLPGESSSVVTVIDGYQMARQGRAGPALAAAGLGSFFAGCCGTLILAAFAAPLTEVAFKFGPAEYFSLMVLGLIGAVVLASGSLVKAVSMIVLGLLLGLIGTDVNSGVARYSFDIPELTDGIGFIVIAMGVFGYGEIISNLSKHADEREVFTSKVKGLMPTKEDFRNMIPAVLRGTALGAGLGILPGGGALLSAFAAYTIEKKTPLRPGEVPFGKGNIRGVAAPESANNAGSQTSFIPLLTLGIPPNAVMALMVGAMTIHNIQPGPQVMTSNPELFWGLIASMWIGNAMLVILNLPLIGIWIKLLTVPYRWLFPAIVLFCAIGVYSTNNNTWDVWMVALFGIVGYMFIKLGAEPAPLLLGFILGPMMEENLRRTLLLSRGDWGVLVTRPLSAGLLAAAVLLLVIVLLPSIKKKREDVFVEED; encoded by the coding sequence ATGGACCTGATCAACAACCTTTCCATCGGCTTCGGCGTGGCCTTCACGCCGATCAACCTGATGTACGCCTTCGCCGGCTGCCTGCTGGGCACGCTGATCGGCGTGCTGCCCGGCGTCGGCCCGGTGGCCACCATCGCCATGCTGCTGCCGGCCACCTATGCGCTGCCGCCCGTGTCGGCGCTGATCATGCTGGCCGGCATCTACTACGGCGCGCAGTACGGCGGCTCCACCACCGCGATCCTGGTGAACCTGCCGGGCGAATCGTCCTCGGTGGTGACAGTCATCGACGGCTACCAGATGGCGCGCCAGGGCCGCGCGGGTCCCGCGCTGGCCGCCGCCGGCCTGGGCTCGTTCTTCGCCGGTTGCTGCGGCACGCTGATCCTGGCCGCGTTCGCCGCGCCGCTGACCGAAGTCGCGTTCAAGTTCGGCCCCGCCGAGTACTTCTCGCTGATGGTGCTGGGCCTGATCGGCGCCGTGGTGCTGGCCTCCGGCTCGCTCGTGAAGGCGGTATCGATGATCGTGCTGGGCCTGCTGCTGGGGCTGATCGGCACCGACGTCAACTCCGGCGTCGCCCGCTACTCGTTCGACATCCCCGAGCTCACCGACGGCATCGGCTTCATCGTGATCGCGATGGGCGTGTTCGGCTACGGCGAGATCATCAGCAACCTGTCCAAGCACGCCGACGAGCGCGAGGTGTTCACCTCCAAGGTCAAGGGCCTGATGCCGACCAAGGAGGACTTCCGCAACATGATCCCGGCGGTGCTGCGCGGCACCGCGCTGGGCGCGGGCCTGGGCATCCTGCCCGGCGGCGGCGCGCTGCTGTCCGCCTTCGCGGCCTACACCATCGAGAAGAAGACGCCGCTGCGCCCGGGCGAGGTGCCGTTCGGCAAGGGCAACATCCGCGGCGTCGCGGCGCCCGAGTCGGCCAACAACGCGGGGTCGCAGACCTCGTTCATCCCGCTGCTCACGCTGGGCATCCCGCCCAATGCCGTGATGGCGCTGATGGTCGGCGCGATGACCATCCACAACATCCAGCCGGGCCCGCAGGTGATGACCAGCAACCCGGAGCTGTTCTGGGGCCTGATCGCCTCGATGTGGATCGGCAACGCGATGCTGGTGATCCTGAACCTGCCGCTGATCGGCATCTGGATCAAGCTGCTGACGGTGCCCTACCGCTGGCTGTTCCCCGCCATCGTGCTGTTCTGCGCCATCGGCGTGTACTCGACGAACAACAACACGTGGGACGTCTGGATGGTCGCCCTCTTCGGCATCGTCGGCTACATGTTCATCAAGCTCGGGGCCGAACCCGCGCCGCTGCTGCTCGGGTTCATCCTCGGGCCGATGATGGAGGAGAACCTGCGGCGCACGCTGCTGCTGTCGCGCGGCGACTGGGGCGTGCTGGTCACGCGTCCGCTGTCCGCGGGCCTGCTGGCCGCCGCCGTCCTGCTGCTGGTCATCGTGCTGCTGCCGTCGATCAAGAAGAAGCGCGAGGACGTCTTCGTCGAAGAGGACTGA
- a CDS encoding tripartite tricarboxylate transporter TctB family protein, translating to MRIKSQKDFFAGLMFTIAGVAFAWGATHYTIGNGARMGPGYFPLMLGILLAILGLVVVFGSLVVETEDGEPVGAIAWRPLGFIIGSNILFGVLLAGVPSLGIPAFGLIVAIYGLTFVAALAGDEFKAKEVAILATVLAVGSYLAFVVLLKLQFPVWPSFIAG from the coding sequence TTGCGGATCAAGAGCCAGAAGGACTTCTTCGCCGGCCTGATGTTCACGATCGCGGGCGTGGCTTTCGCCTGGGGCGCGACCCACTACACCATTGGCAACGGCGCCCGCATGGGCCCGGGGTACTTCCCGCTGATGCTGGGGATCCTGCTCGCGATCCTGGGCCTGGTCGTCGTGTTCGGATCGCTGGTCGTGGAGACCGAGGACGGGGAACCGGTGGGCGCCATCGCCTGGCGGCCGCTGGGATTCATCATCGGGTCGAACATCCTGTTCGGCGTGTTGCTGGCCGGCGTGCCCTCGCTGGGCATCCCGGCGTTCGGCCTCATCGTCGCCATCTACGGACTCACCTTCGTCGCCGCCCTGGCGGGCGACGAATTCAAGGCCAAGGAGGTGGCGATCCTGGCCACCGTGCTGGCCGTCGGCAGCTACCTGGCCTTCGTCGTCCTGCTGAAACTGCAGTTCCCGGTGTGGCCTTCCTTCATCGCGGGTTGA